A single genomic interval of Hyphomicrobium methylovorum harbors:
- the mreD gene encoding rod shape-determining protein MreD — protein sequence MTWRRLVAPIGSVAVLTLIAALPLGIPAGDRFFLPLLPAVAIHYWTLRHDAWLPEWVVFLAGLTLDVLTNGPLGYWALIYLLVHLAATVSTRYALGGTFSRLILLGLAILSVTVVAWAVASLYFFEFLDWRPYATGALLASIASLFVLLPILRFLDNAAARDRNVRLERGS from the coding sequence ATGACGTGGCGGCGGCTCGTGGCGCCGATCGGCTCGGTGGCGGTCTTGACGCTGATTGCGGCTTTGCCGCTTGGAATCCCGGCGGGCGATCGATTTTTCCTCCCGCTGCTACCTGCCGTTGCCATTCACTACTGGACGCTGAGGCATGATGCCTGGCTTCCGGAATGGGTTGTTTTTCTTGCCGGGCTGACGCTCGACGTTTTGACCAACGGTCCGCTCGGCTATTGGGCGTTGATCTATCTGCTGGTGCATCTGGCTGCGACGGTAAGCACGCGCTATGCGCTGGGCGGGACATTCAGCCGGCTCATTCTTCTCGGGCTTGCTATTCTGTCCGTCACTGTCGTCGCGTGGGCCGTGGCGTCGCTGTATTTCTTTGAGTTTCTCGATTGGCGGCCGTACGCGACCGGAGCGCTGCTCGCCAGTATTGCGTCGCTTTTTGTGCTGTTACCGATCTTGAGATTTCTCGACAACGCTGCCGCGCGCGATCGCAACGTGCGTCTCGAGCGCGGGAGCTAG
- a CDS encoding tyrosine-type recombinase/integrase, giving the protein MQQNCNRQVAAVKALLGFAHQVGYTRFNVGPLLKLKKAPRKLAQRIMPEVEIHLLIRATAGSRHPQRDRALFETGYYGGLRVSELASLTWDEIIPRENGEAQLALIGKGDKPRHVLLPADIAARLTALRCGASPKASVFGIKEREINYLIKRTAKRAGVNEAASAHWFRHAHASHAIDNGAPITLVSQTLGHADLKTTSVYTHARPNESSSRFLKKR; this is encoded by the coding sequence GTGCAACAGAATTGCAACCGCCAGGTCGCCGCAGTAAAGGCCCTGCTCGGGTTCGCGCATCAGGTCGGATACACCCGCTTCAACGTCGGACCGCTTCTCAAGCTCAAGAAGGCACCTAGGAAGCTCGCACAGCGGATTATGCCGGAAGTCGAAATTCATCTTCTCATCCGCGCCACGGCTGGCTCTCGCCATCCACAGCGCGATAGGGCCCTGTTCGAGACGGGATACTACGGCGGACTGCGCGTTTCGGAACTTGCGAGCCTAACTTGGGATGAGATCATTCCACGCGAGAACGGGGAGGCGCAGCTCGCGCTCATCGGCAAAGGCGATAAGCCGCGCCATGTTCTCTTGCCCGCCGACATTGCCGCGCGATTGACGGCGCTCCGATGTGGCGCTTCGCCCAAGGCGAGCGTCTTCGGGATCAAGGAGCGCGAGATCAATTATCTAATCAAGCGGACGGCAAAGCGCGCTGGGGTGAACGAAGCAGCGTCCGCCCACTGGTTTCGCCATGCGCATGCAAGTCATGCGATCGACAATGGTGCGCCGATCACGCTCGTTTCGCAGACGCTCGGGCACGCGGACCTCAAGACCACGAGCGTTTATACGCACGCGCGGCCGAACGAGAGTTCGAGCCGATTTTTGAAGAAAAGATGA
- the mreC gene encoding rod shape-determining protein MreC, which produces MARLRYDYLLLRRGDRAEPRRAVRPIVALLIFLSLSLLLLSRLHHSQIADLRWRVASFFAPLLQAATVPTAPIREFAGAISSQIDMTAELERLRTENQKLSGWDWRAQQLEAKLADLEAQMKVVPQQGFEFVTSRVIADSSGAFARSVMIDSGEKQRVKPGYPVVNADGLVGRVVDVGPNSARVLIASDLNSRIPVSVGASGVRAILAGDNEPEPRLLYLPEGAEVRVGDAVGTSGIGGLFPAGLRIGVVSDIAGTPRVALRAHLDRLAYVSVLLFDDPARALAEDLRGEVKAEQERRPKPSANNAATEKVR; this is translated from the coding sequence ATGGCGCGCCTCAGGTATGACTATCTTCTTCTTCGGCGGGGCGATCGCGCCGAGCCGCGGCGGGCTGTTCGCCCGATCGTCGCGTTGTTGATTTTCCTGTCTCTGTCCCTGCTGCTGTTGAGCCGCCTGCATCACAGTCAAATCGCGGATCTGCGCTGGCGCGTCGCTTCCTTTTTCGCACCTCTGCTGCAAGCGGCGACTGTGCCGACCGCGCCCATTCGCGAATTCGCCGGGGCGATTTCCTCGCAGATTGATATGACCGCCGAACTCGAACGCCTTCGGACTGAAAATCAGAAGCTAAGTGGTTGGGATTGGCGAGCTCAGCAACTCGAAGCCAAGCTTGCCGATCTCGAAGCTCAGATGAAGGTTGTTCCGCAGCAAGGGTTCGAGTTCGTGACGAGCCGTGTGATCGCCGATTCGAGCGGCGCGTTCGCGCGCAGCGTGATGATCGATTCCGGTGAGAAGCAGCGCGTGAAGCCGGGCTACCCAGTGGTGAATGCCGACGGGCTGGTTGGGCGGGTGGTGGATGTTGGCCCGAACTCCGCACGTGTATTGATTGCGAGCGATCTCAACAGCCGTATCCCCGTCAGCGTTGGCGCATCTGGTGTGCGCGCTATTCTTGCGGGTGACAACGAGCCCGAGCCGCGTTTGCTGTATCTGCCGGAAGGCGCCGAGGTTCGCGTTGGTGACGCGGTTGGGACATCGGGCATCGGCGGGCTGTTTCCCGCCGGACTAAGGATTGGTGTCGTCAGTGATATCGCGGGCACGCCGCGCGTTGCGCTGAGGGCGCATCTCGATCGTCTCGCGTATGTCAGCGTGCTTTTGTTTGACGACCCTGCGCGTGCGCTCGCGGAGGATTTGCGTGGCGAAGTGAAAGCCGAACAGGAGCGTCGCCCGAAGCCTTCTGCGAACAACGCCGCGACGGAGAAAGTGCGATGA
- the rodA gene encoding rod shape-determining protein RodA: MALYTAWSNRRPLTVSEKLWRVHWPLLAIVSLIAAVGVVTLYSVAGGSFQPWSERHALRFLIAFGIVVGMALIRLDVWVKLAYPAYAIALVTLVLVPLIGVEAMGARRWIGAGSISFQPSEFMKLALVAALARYYLWLPREDVGKLRYVLVPLVMVAVPVVLTLKQPDLGSAMVFLALGLALTFLAGVPMRYFVGGALTALAALPLIWSGLHDYQRRRVEVFLDPNADPLGAGYHIMQSKIALGAGGITGKGFVQGTQSQLDFLPEKHTDFIAGIIGEEWGFAGLMLLLILYVALIATMMRMAGRCENPFARLAIAGSAMTFFIYVFINLAMVTGLVPVVGIPLPLVSYGGTSMMTLMVGLGLAMSAYVHGRDRPAASFGAF, translated from the coding sequence ATGGCGCTTTACACAGCATGGTCGAACCGGCGTCCGCTGACGGTCAGCGAAAAACTCTGGCGCGTGCACTGGCCACTGCTCGCAATCGTTTCTTTGATCGCGGCCGTTGGCGTGGTTACGCTTTACTCGGTCGCGGGTGGTTCGTTTCAACCGTGGTCAGAGCGTCATGCGCTGCGATTTCTGATCGCGTTTGGAATCGTCGTCGGAATGGCGCTGATCCGGCTCGACGTTTGGGTGAAGCTTGCTTATCCCGCGTATGCCATCGCACTCGTCACGCTCGTGCTCGTTCCGCTCATCGGGGTCGAGGCGATGGGCGCGCGGCGTTGGATCGGAGCGGGTTCGATTTCATTTCAGCCGTCGGAGTTCATGAAGCTCGCGCTGGTGGCAGCGTTGGCGCGCTATTATCTCTGGCTGCCGCGCGAAGATGTGGGGAAGTTGCGCTACGTTCTCGTGCCGCTCGTAATGGTCGCGGTGCCGGTCGTGCTAACACTCAAGCAGCCAGACCTCGGTTCGGCGATGGTGTTTCTCGCGCTCGGTCTGGCGCTGACGTTCCTTGCGGGCGTTCCAATGCGCTACTTCGTTGGCGGCGCGCTGACCGCGTTGGCGGCCCTGCCTCTCATCTGGTCTGGCCTGCACGATTATCAGCGTCGTCGCGTCGAGGTGTTTCTGGATCCGAACGCTGATCCTCTTGGCGCCGGTTATCACATCATGCAATCCAAGATCGCACTTGGTGCTGGCGGGATCACCGGAAAGGGCTTCGTGCAGGGTACGCAAAGCCAGCTCGATTTCCTTCCCGAGAAGCACACCGATTTCATCGCAGGGATCATCGGCGAGGAATGGGGGTTTGCCGGATTGATGCTTCTTCTCATTCTTTACGTGGCATTGATTGCGACGATGATGCGGATGGCGGGAAGGTGCGAAAACCCGTTCGCCCGGCTCGCGATTGCCGGTTCGGCGATGACGTTCTTCATTTACGTTTTCATCAATCTTGCGATGGTGACCGGGCTTGTTCCGGTCGTCGGCATCCCATTGCCGCTCGTTTCCTATGGCGGGACGTCCATGATGACGCTGATGGTCGGCCTTGGGCTCGCGATGTCGGCCTACGTGCACGGGCGCGACCGGCCAGCGGCGAGTTTTGGCGCATTTTGA
- a CDS encoding NUDIX hydrolase, translating to MGDGAWDYAARNKAEIESHWDEVRQSNPNYFDGRIFLIDGFEFANGELTASLLATNFRNYIFWRMQGFPEAGVLDGFGSALIRSLDGDIMLGRQRAGNVNAGLAYAPAGFIDAQDVDADGYIDIAASAAREAVEETGVAPESLVRGEGFYLTRSGVQLSLGVPFQVAMTTAEFLRQADAHIAASENSELEAVVALRRLSDADGVAMPAYMRLLIEALFADGRSNPPL from the coding sequence GTGGGTGACGGCGCGTGGGATTACGCGGCGCGAAACAAAGCCGAGATTGAGTCGCATTGGGATGAAGTGCGGCAATCGAATCCGAATTACTTCGATGGTCGCATATTTCTCATCGATGGATTTGAATTCGCGAATGGCGAATTGACCGCGTCGCTGCTGGCGACGAATTTCCGAAATTATATCTTTTGGCGCATGCAGGGCTTTCCGGAAGCCGGGGTGCTGGATGGCTTCGGCTCTGCGCTGATCCGTTCGTTGGATGGCGACATCATGCTCGGGCGGCAACGGGCAGGAAACGTCAATGCGGGTCTGGCTTACGCGCCAGCCGGATTCATCGACGCACAGGATGTCGATGCCGATGGCTATATCGATATTGCGGCGAGCGCGGCCCGTGAGGCGGTGGAAGAAACGGGCGTCGCGCCGGAATCTCTCGTCCGTGGGGAAGGGTTTTATCTCACGCGATCAGGCGTGCAGTTGTCGCTCGGCGTGCCGTTTCAAGTGGCGATGACGACGGCCGAGTTTCTTCGCCAAGCGGATGCGCATATCGCGGCGTCTGAAAACTCAGAACTCGAGGCGGTCGTTGCTCTCCGGCGCCTGAGTGACGCTGACGGTGTTGCGATGCCGGCCTATATGAGACTGCTGATCGAAGCGTTGTTTGCCGACGGCCGTTCCAATCCGCCGCTGTAG
- a CDS encoding 2-isopropylmalate synthase translates to MTSVKDTASAEPERDDNKIIIFDTTLRDGEQCPGATMTFEEKLQVAELLDDMGVDIIEAGFPIASEGDFEAVTEISKLVKESVVCGLARANFGDIDRAGEAIKHARRSRIHTFIGTSPLHRQHQLQLNQDEVYERVVASVTRARGYTDDVEWSAMDATRTEHDYLCRVCEAAIKAGATTINIPDTVGYALPEEYFDLIQMLKTRVPGMDKVVISTHCHDDLGLAVANSLAGVRAGARQIECTINGLGERAGNAALEEIVMAVRTRHDLLPHFTGIKSEMLSRASKLVSAVTNFPVQYNKAIVGRNAFAHESGIHQDGVLKHTETYEIMTPESVGVGKSSLVMGKHSGRAAFKAKLKELGYDFGDNAMQDAFNRFKALADRKKHVYDEDIEALVDDGVAHMNDRVRVAALTVIAGTMGPQTATLTLDIEGESKTVQSTGNGPVDATFNAIKQLLPHNARLDLYQVHAVTEGTDAQAEVSVRLEEDGRIVTGRSADPDTLVASARAYVAALSKLVVKRQKTAQAQQAV, encoded by the coding sequence ATGACGTCCGTTAAGGACACTGCGTCGGCCGAGCCCGAACGCGACGACAACAAGATCATCATTTTCGATACGACGCTGCGCGACGGCGAACAGTGCCCGGGCGCGACGATGACGTTCGAGGAAAAGCTCCAGGTTGCGGAGCTGCTCGACGACATGGGCGTCGATATCATCGAGGCTGGGTTCCCGATTGCGTCGGAAGGCGATTTCGAGGCCGTCACAGAGATCTCGAAACTCGTCAAGGAGTCGGTCGTGTGCGGTCTCGCGCGCGCGAACTTCGGCGATATCGACCGGGCGGGTGAAGCGATCAAGCATGCTCGCCGTAGCCGCATTCATACGTTCATCGGAACGTCGCCGTTGCACCGGCAGCATCAGCTGCAGCTCAATCAGGACGAAGTTTACGAACGCGTCGTGGCGTCCGTAACGCGTGCGCGCGGGTATACCGACGACGTCGAATGGAGCGCGATGGACGCAACGCGCACCGAGCATGATTATCTCTGCCGGGTCTGCGAAGCCGCCATCAAGGCCGGGGCGACGACGATCAACATTCCCGACACCGTCGGCTATGCGTTGCCGGAAGAATACTTCGATCTGATCCAGATGCTGAAGACACGCGTTCCGGGCATGGACAAGGTCGTGATCTCCACGCACTGCCACGATGATCTCGGTTTGGCCGTTGCCAACTCGCTCGCTGGCGTTCGCGCTGGGGCTCGGCAGATTGAATGCACCATCAACGGTCTGGGCGAGCGCGCGGGTAACGCAGCGCTCGAAGAGATCGTGATGGCAGTGCGGACGCGGCACGATCTGTTGCCGCACTTCACCGGCATTAAGAGTGAGATGCTGTCACGCGCGTCGAAGCTCGTTTCGGCGGTGACGAATTTTCCGGTGCAGTACAACAAGGCGATCGTTGGCCGCAACGCGTTCGCGCATGAGAGTGGCATCCATCAGGATGGCGTGCTGAAGCACACCGAGACGTATGAGATCATGACGCCGGAATCGGTCGGCGTTGGAAAGTCGTCGCTGGTGATGGGTAAGCACTCGGGCCGCGCCGCGTTCAAGGCGAAGCTGAAAGAGCTTGGCTATGACTTCGGCGACAACGCGATGCAGGACGCGTTCAATCGCTTCAAGGCGCTCGCTGACCGCAAAAAGCACGTCTACGACGAAGATATCGAAGCGCTTGTCGACGACGGCGTCGCGCATATGAATGATCGCGTACGCGTTGCGGCGCTGACGGTGATCGCCGGTACGATGGGACCACAGACGGCGACGTTGACGCTCGATATCGAGGGCGAGTCCAAGACCGTGCAGAGCACGGGCAACGGACCTGTTGATGCAACTTTCAATGCGATCAAGCAGCTGTTGCCGCACAATGCACGTCTCGATCTCTACCAAGTGCATGCGGTGACCGAAGGGACGGATGCGCAGGCTGAAGTTTCCGTGCGCCTTGAAGAAGACGGGCGCATCGTGACAGGTCGTTCGGCCGATCCCGATACGCTTGTGGCTTCGGCGCGCGCTTATGTCGCCGCGCTGAGCAAGCTCGTCGTCAAGCGGCAGAAGACGGCTCAAGCGCAGCAAGCCGTCTGA
- a CDS encoding PhzF family phenazine biosynthesis protein gives MTLAYHILDVFTERPFGGNPLAVVLDADHLTTAEMQTIAREFNLSETVFVLKPTSAGHTARVRIFTPSRELPFAGHPTLGAAILLAELRATNGNGDNDAIIALEEEAGSIRVGVRMRANSVSFGEFDAPKMSSAAVEAISEPEELAAAIALIPVELGFENHKPSLMRGHSTFAFLPISNLDVMSQVKVMPQHWARAFTDHGVDGVYLYTRQCVRAHSAFHVRMFAPDLGVPEDPATGSAAASFASIIHQFDVLPDGTHKRAIEQGIEMGRPSAIQLTMTVARGKLEGVRIGGHAVRVAEGTLRIYVPSAAGLPLGGPSGRS, from the coding sequence ATGACGCTTGCTTATCATATTCTCGACGTGTTCACGGAGCGGCCGTTCGGCGGTAATCCGCTCGCGGTGGTGCTGGATGCCGATCATCTGACGACGGCCGAAATGCAGACGATCGCGCGGGAGTTCAATCTTTCGGAAACGGTTTTCGTTCTGAAGCCGACGTCGGCCGGGCATACGGCGCGTGTGCGCATCTTTACGCCGAGCCGTGAATTGCCGTTCGCGGGCCATCCGACACTTGGAGCGGCCATTCTTCTCGCCGAGCTTCGCGCGACGAATGGCAATGGCGATAACGATGCGATCATCGCGCTCGAGGAAGAAGCTGGGAGCATTCGCGTCGGCGTTCGAATGCGCGCGAATTCGGTGTCGTTCGGAGAGTTCGATGCGCCGAAGATGTCGTCCGCTGCGGTAGAGGCGATTTCGGAGCCGGAGGAGCTTGCCGCGGCGATCGCTTTAATTCCCGTCGAGCTCGGGTTCGAAAATCACAAGCCGTCACTGATGCGTGGCCACAGCACCTTTGCGTTTCTGCCGATCTCGAATCTCGATGTCATGTCGCAAGTGAAGGTGATGCCGCAACATTGGGCGCGTGCGTTTACCGATCACGGCGTGGACGGCGTCTATCTCTATACGCGCCAATGCGTGCGTGCCCATTCCGCGTTCCACGTGCGGATGTTTGCCCCCGACCTTGGTGTGCCGGAAGACCCGGCTACGGGTTCGGCGGCGGCGAGTTTTGCGTCGATCATTCACCAATTTGACGTTCTGCCCGACGGTACGCACAAGCGCGCCATTGAACAGGGCATTGAAATGGGCCGTCCGAGTGCTATCCAGCTCACCATGACGGTGGCTCGGGGCAAGCTGGAGGGGGTGCGGATCGGCGGCCATGCGGTCCGGGTGGCCGAGGGCACGCTGAGGATCTACGTCCCCTCTGCGGCTGGTCTGCCCTTGGGCGGGCCTTCAGGGCGGTCTTGA
- the mrdA gene encoding penicillin-binding protein 2: protein MMTRGETRSSDQTRFTRRSLLFGGVQAAGFALIGWRLFQLQVIERDRYGPLADENRINVLILPPRRGRLLDRFGRPIADNEDLFRATVTPALVKNLPAVLARLKEILPLTDEGIATIIARSKKRARNVPTVVASDLSFEQIARLNLFAPSLPGVGTETSWRRRYHGADAISHVAGFVGSVEKFDPNDDAILRLPDMRIGKKGAEAGFESELRGAGGTAKIEVDARGHIMRHLETSEPKNGRDVRLSIDLDLQQAIAARMAQDGKSAAVVIDVGTGEIAASVSVPGFDPGRIANGIRASEWREIRDGEGNPLLNRVVSALYSPGGTFEPVTALAALQAGVVTPTERFKCTGHADYDGRRYVCSRASGHGALTVSEALRSSCDLFFLEMARRAGVDALAAAARKLGLGAVYEFGLTDEKAGRILAKNTMPIQPGEQGARETALLLGMGRGSVLATPLQLALMTARIASGNNVFPSIRSESEPRSGSRAPFPFSVEHLSIVRAGMIAAGTAAGGTALGVQLGKGRPLVAAKTGETATETAESGASSVGAEARRTDAPFVAFVPAESPRYAIATVVERVGGAQESAMLLARDVLNLLLDRNARIQTNTDPLQRNDAKDRGNSGTAG from the coding sequence ATGATGACGCGCGGCGAGACGCGAAGCTCAGATCAAACGCGATTTACGCGCCGTAGTCTTTTGTTTGGTGGCGTGCAGGCTGCGGGATTTGCGCTGATCGGATGGCGGCTCTTCCAGTTACAGGTGATCGAGCGCGACCGGTATGGGCCGCTTGCGGACGAAAACCGCATCAACGTGCTGATCCTGCCCCCGCGCCGGGGACGCCTGTTGGATCGGTTCGGCCGCCCCATTGCCGATAACGAAGATCTTTTCCGCGCGACGGTTACACCGGCGTTGGTCAAGAATTTGCCTGCCGTTCTCGCGCGTCTGAAAGAGATCCTGCCGCTGACGGATGAAGGCATCGCGACCATCATTGCGCGTTCGAAGAAGCGTGCGCGGAACGTGCCGACAGTCGTCGCATCGGATCTCAGCTTTGAGCAGATCGCGCGTCTCAATCTCTTTGCGCCGAGCCTGCCGGGTGTTGGCACGGAAACATCGTGGCGCCGACGCTATCATGGCGCGGATGCGATTTCGCACGTCGCCGGATTTGTCGGCAGTGTCGAGAAGTTCGATCCGAATGACGATGCAATCCTGCGGCTGCCGGATATGCGCATTGGCAAGAAGGGCGCGGAGGCGGGGTTCGAGTCTGAGCTGCGAGGGGCGGGCGGAACGGCGAAAATCGAAGTCGATGCGCGTGGGCATATCATGCGCCACCTCGAAACGTCCGAACCGAAGAACGGGCGCGACGTGCGTTTGTCGATCGATCTCGATTTGCAGCAAGCGATTGCGGCGCGTATGGCGCAGGACGGGAAATCGGCCGCAGTCGTTATCGATGTCGGAACGGGCGAGATCGCTGCGTCCGTCTCAGTGCCGGGGTTTGATCCGGGGCGGATTGCGAATGGCATTCGCGCGTCCGAGTGGCGCGAGATCCGCGACGGCGAGGGGAACCCGCTGCTCAACCGCGTCGTGTCGGCTCTCTATTCGCCTGGCGGGACATTCGAACCTGTTACGGCGCTGGCCGCACTTCAGGCTGGCGTCGTTACGCCGACGGAGCGTTTCAAATGTACAGGTCACGCCGATTATGATGGACGGCGATACGTGTGTTCGCGCGCCTCAGGGCACGGGGCGTTGACTGTTTCCGAAGCGCTGCGATCGTCGTGCGATCTATTCTTTCTCGAAATGGCCCGGCGTGCGGGTGTCGATGCGCTTGCCGCCGCAGCGCGCAAACTTGGCCTCGGTGCCGTTTACGAGTTCGGTTTGACAGACGAAAAGGCTGGGCGAATTCTCGCCAAGAACACGATGCCTATTCAACCCGGCGAGCAGGGCGCGCGTGAAACGGCGCTGCTGCTCGGCATGGGGCGCGGCTCTGTTTTGGCCACGCCTCTGCAACTTGCGTTGATGACCGCACGGATTGCGAGCGGAAATAATGTTTTTCCTTCGATCCGATCCGAGTCAGAGCCTCGAAGCGGCAGTCGTGCTCCGTTCCCGTTCTCGGTTGAGCATCTCTCGATCGTTCGGGCTGGAATGATTGCGGCGGGCACTGCTGCTGGTGGTACAGCGCTCGGCGTTCAGCTCGGGAAAGGCCGGCCGCTCGTTGCTGCAAAGACCGGTGAGACGGCGACCGAAACAGCGGAGTCTGGCGCGAGTTCAGTGGGTGCTGAAGCACGGCGAACCGACGCGCCATTCGTTGCGTTCGTTCCCGCGGAGTCGCCACGGTATGCCATCGCTACGGTCGTTGAACGCGTTGGCGGCGCGCAAGAAAGCGCAATGTTGTTGGCTCGCGATGTTCTGAATCTGCTTCTTGACCGCAACGCGCGTATCCAGACGAACACCGATCCGTTGCAACGGAACGATGCGAAAGATCGCGGCAACTCGGGAACGGCAGGCTAG
- a CDS encoding rod shape-determining protein, producing MFGLGVRAVLSDNIAIDLGTANTLVFVEGRGVIIDEPSVVAIRSRGGVREVMAVGDKAKEMLGRTPENIETIRPLRDGVVADFVATEEMLRQFIGRTKSLVEFVRPRILVCVPAGATPVERRAVYETALSAGARRVFLVEEPVAAAIGAGLPIDEPKGSMIVDIGGGTTDIAVLSLGGVVEARSLRCGGNAMDAAIVRYVRREHQLVIGDENAERIKIEAGSASRIVDGETAEIFIRGRELGEGKPKTVVLGPHHIAEALAQPIEQIAEFIQHAIEDLPPEISTDVCERGIHLSGAGAKLAKLGEELERRIGITCHMPQKPEHCVIEGSAVLLRTLKEREHLLIKP from the coding sequence ATGTTCGGTTTGGGCGTCAGAGCCGTATTGTCCGACAACATCGCCATCGATCTCGGCACAGCTAACACCCTCGTTTTCGTCGAAGGACGCGGCGTCATTATTGACGAGCCGTCGGTCGTTGCTATCCGTTCGCGCGGCGGCGTGCGCGAGGTCATGGCGGTTGGCGACAAGGCTAAGGAGATGCTTGGCCGGACGCCGGAAAACATCGAAACGATCCGGCCGTTGCGAGATGGCGTGGTGGCGGACTTCGTGGCAACGGAAGAAATGCTGCGGCAGTTCATCGGGCGAACGAAGTCGCTCGTCGAGTTTGTGCGGCCGCGTATCCTCGTTTGCGTTCCAGCGGGCGCAACTCCGGTTGAGCGGCGTGCGGTTTATGAGACAGCGCTGTCAGCCGGTGCGCGGCGTGTTTTTCTGGTTGAAGAACCGGTCGCGGCCGCGATTGGCGCTGGGCTTCCCATCGATGAACCGAAGGGATCGATGATCGTCGACATCGGCGGTGGCACAACGGATATTGCGGTGTTGTCGCTCGGCGGTGTGGTCGAGGCGCGCTCGCTCCGTTGCGGTGGAAACGCGATGGACGCGGCGATTGTGCGCTATGTCCGCCGCGAGCATCAGCTTGTGATTGGTGACGAGAACGCGGAGCGGATCAAAATCGAAGCGGGTTCGGCGTCTCGCATCGTTGATGGTGAGACAGCGGAAATTTTCATTCGTGGGCGCGAGCTCGGCGAGGGCAAACCGAAGACGGTGGTGCTCGGGCCGCATCACATCGCGGAGGCGCTTGCTCAGCCTATCGAGCAGATCGCGGAATTCATCCAGCATGCGATCGAGGATCTGCCGCCGGAGATTTCGACGGACGTTTGTGAGCGGGGCATCCATTTGTCGGGTGCCGGCGCCAAGTTGGCCAAGCTCGGTGAGGAACTTGAGCGTCGCATCGGCATCACCTGTCATATGCCGCAGAAGCCTGAGCATTGCGTTATTGAGGGCTCTGCGGTTCTGTTGCGCACGCTCAAGGAGCGCGAGCATCTTTTGATCAAGCCCTGA